From Denitrovibrio acetiphilus DSM 12809, the proteins below share one genomic window:
- the recG gene encoding ATP-dependent DNA helicase RecG has product MTEDRGVYLRLLSDIRKAGAEFYKAPDKYLDSIIKLKTRQSEVLAGLAVSAKESGSADTTTLDKIISELAMLAQRMTVKNDIKPVSVDELPGIGKKATESLKKQHIETVEDVLYNFPYRYEYIGESRSGKKALTGIFQTGAVVTTKNRKRIYKAVFSGDFGQFAAVWFRFSAGYPAGVLKEGKKYTIYGQSGSFSGMESIIHPQFMKESEMGNIIPVYSLPKSVAQKVYYTAVNAALDKYLDQIPDHLPARLEEKYKFPSSKQALLEIHRPKNPYELEALSEKRHPAAKRFIYEELFYLQMGLLYKKRAYERQSGTVFDIKKEYLDWIKDLLPFKFTGAQRRVMAEIFNDMSSTGQMNRLVQGDVGSGKTIVAFTAGLVAVKNGYQVAVIAPTEVLARQHMLNLLKLISGTNVTAVLLTGSVSGAEKKHTKELIAAGHVDFVLGTHAVIQEDADFAKLGLAIIDEQHRFGVEQRKSLIEKGYMPDILLMTATPIPRTLALSFYGDLDISIIDELPPGRTPINTVSEKNIERVYPLMREEIKKGHGVYVIYPLIDTSEKLDLKAATDEHRKLSQEFGADNVGLLHGRMKHEQKSELMDAFKAGNIQVLVSTTVIEVGVDVPHATVMVIENAERFGLSQLHQLRGRVGRSDRQSYCVLVASENVSDEASERINAMCAHADGFKLSEIDLEMRGPGDFFGTRQSGLPEFRFSNIVRDVRILQDARSDAADILSDDQDLSSPKNTVIKQVLIRKWRSELQYIEIG; this is encoded by the coding sequence ATGACCGAAGACAGAGGAGTATACCTCAGACTCCTTTCTGACATCAGAAAAGCAGGAGCTGAATTTTATAAAGCACCTGATAAGTATTTAGATAGTATAATAAAATTAAAGACCCGTCAGAGTGAAGTTCTGGCGGGTCTTGCTGTTTCCGCAAAAGAGTCCGGCAGTGCAGACACCACAACACTGGATAAAATCATTTCAGAGCTTGCAATGCTTGCTCAGCGAATGACTGTTAAAAATGACATTAAGCCTGTTTCTGTGGACGAGCTTCCGGGGATAGGAAAAAAAGCCACAGAATCACTCAAAAAGCAGCATATCGAGACTGTCGAGGATGTCCTTTATAATTTCCCCTACAGATATGAATACATTGGGGAATCCAGAAGCGGTAAAAAGGCTCTTACGGGCATTTTTCAGACCGGAGCAGTAGTTACCACCAAAAACAGGAAGCGCATCTATAAGGCAGTGTTTTCAGGTGATTTCGGTCAGTTTGCTGCTGTCTGGTTTCGTTTTTCTGCCGGATATCCCGCAGGTGTACTAAAAGAAGGGAAAAAATATACTATTTACGGTCAGTCAGGCTCATTTTCAGGCATGGAGTCTATCATCCACCCACAGTTTATGAAAGAGTCCGAGATGGGAAACATCATCCCTGTCTATTCCCTTCCTAAATCAGTAGCGCAGAAGGTATATTATACTGCTGTGAATGCGGCTCTTGATAAATATCTTGATCAGATCCCGGATCATCTTCCGGCAAGGCTGGAGGAGAAATATAAGTTTCCATCATCAAAACAGGCTCTTCTTGAAATACACAGACCAAAGAACCCATATGAACTGGAAGCACTGTCTGAAAAAAGACATCCGGCAGCAAAAAGGTTTATTTACGAAGAATTGTTTTACCTTCAGATGGGGCTGCTTTATAAAAAACGTGCATATGAGCGGCAGTCCGGTACTGTCTTCGATATAAAAAAAGAATACCTTGACTGGATAAAGGATCTCTTACCTTTTAAATTTACAGGTGCACAAAGACGTGTTATGGCAGAGATATTCAACGATATGTCTTCTACGGGGCAAATGAACAGGCTTGTTCAGGGGGATGTCGGAAGCGGTAAAACCATCGTAGCTTTTACAGCAGGACTTGTCGCTGTGAAAAACGGATATCAGGTAGCTGTGATTGCACCTACAGAGGTTCTTGCCAGACAGCATATGCTGAATCTGCTGAAGCTTATATCCGGAACAAATGTTACCGCTGTACTGCTGACAGGGTCTGTTTCCGGTGCAGAAAAGAAACATACGAAAGAGCTTATCGCAGCGGGACATGTGGATTTTGTACTTGGAACTCATGCTGTAATACAGGAAGATGCGGACTTTGCAAAACTTGGTCTTGCGATAATTGATGAACAGCACCGCTTTGGTGTGGAGCAGAGGAAGTCACTGATAGAAAAAGGGTACATGCCTGATATTCTGCTTATGACCGCAACGCCGATCCCCAGAACCCTTGCTCTGTCATTTTACGGTGATCTAGACATAAGCATTATAGATGAACTCCCCCCAGGCAGAACACCTATCAATACCGTTTCAGAAAAAAATATTGAGCGTGTTTATCCGCTTATGAGAGAAGAGATAAAAAAAGGGCACGGAGTATATGTCATATATCCGCTGATAGATACCAGCGAAAAACTTGATCTGAAAGCAGCAACTGACGAGCACAGGAAACTCTCTCAGGAGTTTGGTGCTGATAATGTGGGACTTCTGCACGGACGTATGAAACACGAGCAGAAGTCAGAGCTTATGGACGCTTTTAAAGCCGGCAATATACAGGTACTGGTGTCAACGACTGTTATTGAAGTTGGGGTGGATGTTCCGCATGCCACTGTGATGGTTATAGAAAATGCTGAGCGTTTTGGTCTTTCTCAGCTTCATCAGCTTCGGGGGAGAGTAGGGCGCAGCGACAGACAGTCATACTGCGTGCTTGTTGCCTCAGAAAATGTGTCGGATGAAGCATCCGAAAGGATAAATGCCATGTGTGCCCACGCCGACGGTTTCAAACTCAGCGAGATTGATCTGGAGATGAGAGGTCCCGGTGATTTCTTCGGAACACGTCAGTCCGGCTTGCCGGAATTTCGCTTTTCAAACATTGTGAGGGACGTCAGAATCCTTCAGGATGCACGCAGTGATGCTGCTGATATCCTTAGTGACGATCAAGACCTTTCAAGTCCTAAAAACACTG
- a CDS encoding chemotaxis protein CheW, with protein sequence MAEYKQYVNLLLNDEKYGIDIMDIKEILRMLDITKVPKAPSFVEGIINIRGKVIPIVDLRKKMGIPANEFTNSSRIIVVNLNGKQVGFIVDQVEEVLRVDGDLVDKAPAASTSVDNRYIKGVARLQTGMVIILDVHEIFGRNEASALSMF encoded by the coding sequence ATGGCTGAATACAAACAATATGTTAATCTTCTGCTGAATGACGAGAAGTACGGCATTGATATTATGGATATCAAAGAGATCCTCCGGATGCTTGATATCACGAAAGTGCCTAAAGCTCCAAGTTTTGTGGAAGGGATTATTAATATCAGAGGAAAGGTCATACCGATCGTTGACCTGAGAAAGAAGATGGGGATTCCTGCCAATGAGTTTACGAATTCTTCCAGAATTATTGTTGTAAACCTTAACGGGAAACAGGTAGGCTTTATTGTTGACCAGGTTGAGGAAGTTCTCAGAGTGGACGGAGACCTTGTTGATAAAGCTCCCGCAGCTTCAACCAGTGTCGACAACAGATATATAAAAGGTGTTGCACGGCTTCAGACCGGTATGGTCATCATACTTGATGTTCATGAAATATTCGGGAGAAACGAAGCCAGCGCCCTCAGCATGTTCTAA
- the panD gene encoding aspartate 1-decarboxylase yields MLRDMFKSKIHRATVTDADLHYEGSIGIDEDLMDAAGMLEYEKVDIWNITNGARFHTYTIKGRRGSGQICLNGAAARHVQVGDMVIIATFAMMDEKDLENYKPTVVQVDARNRIINKDSVLV; encoded by the coding sequence ATGCTTAGAGATATGTTTAAATCAAAAATTCACAGAGCTACAGTTACCGATGCCGATCTCCACTACGAAGGGAGCATAGGCATTGACGAAGACCTCATGGATGCGGCAGGTATGCTGGAGTATGAGAAGGTTGACATATGGAACATTACTAACGGCGCCCGCTTCCATACATACACCATAAAGGGACGCAGAGGCAGCGGTCAGATATGCCTTAACGGTGCAGCAGCAAGGCATGTGCAGGTTGGTGATATGGTCATAATAGCGACTTTTGCCATGATGGATGAAAAAGACCTCGAAAACTATAAACCCACAGTAGTGCAGGTGGATGCCAGAAACAGAATAATAAACAAAGACAGCGTACTTGTTTAA